The Pseudomonas sp. R4-35-07 genome contains a region encoding:
- the murA gene encoding UDP-N-acetylglucosamine 1-carboxyvinyltransferase, with product MDKLIITGGARLDGEIRISGAKNSALPILAATLLCDGPVTVANLPHLHDITTMIELFGRMGIEPVIDEKLSVEIDPRTIKTLIAPYELVKTMRASILVLGPMVARFGEAEVALPGGCAIGSRPVDLHIRGLEAMGAVIDVEGGYIKAKAPEGGLRGANFFFDTVSVTGTENIMMAAALANGRSVLQNAAREPEVVDLANFLNAMGAKVSGAGTDTITIDGVERLHTATYKVMPDRIETGTYLVAAAVTGGRVKVKDTDPTILEAVLEKLKEAGAEITTGEDWIELNMHGKRPKAVNVRTAPYPAFPTDMQAQFISLNAIAEGTGAVIETIFENRFMHVYELHRMGAKIQVEGNTAIVTGIDKLKGAPVMATDLRASASLVISALCAEGDTLIDRIYHIDRGYECIEEKLQMLGAKIRRVPG from the coding sequence ATGGATAAATTGATTATTACCGGCGGTGCCCGCCTTGATGGCGAGATCCGCATTTCCGGTGCGAAAAACTCCGCCTTGCCGATCCTGGCAGCGACCCTGCTGTGCGACGGCCCTGTCACGGTGGCCAACCTGCCGCACTTGCACGACATCACCACCATGATTGAGCTGTTCGGCCGCATGGGCATTGAGCCGGTGATCGACGAGAAGTTGTCTGTCGAAATCGACCCACGCACCATCAAGACCCTGATCGCCCCGTACGAGCTGGTGAAAACCATGCGTGCGTCGATCCTGGTGCTTGGCCCGATGGTCGCGCGTTTCGGTGAAGCCGAAGTGGCCCTGCCTGGCGGTTGCGCCATTGGTTCGCGTCCGGTCGACCTGCATATCCGTGGTCTCGAAGCCATGGGCGCGGTCATCGACGTCGAAGGCGGCTATATCAAGGCCAAAGCGCCGGAAGGCGGCTTGCGTGGCGCGAACTTCTTCTTCGATACCGTCAGCGTGACCGGTACCGAGAACATCATGATGGCCGCTGCCCTAGCCAATGGCCGCAGCGTCCTGCAAAACGCCGCGCGCGAGCCGGAAGTGGTCGACCTGGCCAACTTCCTCAACGCCATGGGCGCGAAGGTTTCCGGCGCTGGCACCGACACCATCACTATTGATGGTGTAGAGCGTCTGCACACCGCTACCTATAAAGTCATGCCTGACCGCATTGAGACCGGCACGTACCTGGTTGCCGCTGCCGTTACCGGTGGCCGCGTGAAGGTCAAGGACACCGATCCGACCATTCTCGAAGCCGTCCTGGAAAAACTCAAGGAAGCCGGCGCAGAAATCACCACCGGTGAAGACTGGATCGAGCTGAACATGCACGGCAAGCGGCCAAAAGCCGTCAATGTGCGTACAGCCCCGTACCCGGCATTCCCGACCGACATGCAGGCGCAGTTCATTTCCTTGAACGCGATTGCCGAAGGCACTGGTGCCGTGATCGAGACCATCTTCGAAAACCGTTTCATGCATGTGTACGAACTGCACCGCATGGGCGCCAAGATCCAGGTCGAGGGCAACACCGCCATCGTTACCGGCATCGACAAGCTCAAGGGCGCGCCAGTGATGGCAACTGACCTGCGTGCTTCGGCCAGCCTGGTGATCTCGGCACTCTGTGCCGAAGGCGATACGCTGATCGACCGCATCTACCACATAGACCGTGGCTACGAGTGCATCGAAGAAAAGCTGCAGATGCTCGGCGCTAAAATCCGCCGCGTTCCGGGCTAA
- the mlaD gene encoding outer membrane lipid asymmetry maintenance protein MlaD, with amino-acid sequence MQNRTVEIGVGLFLLAGILALLLLALRVSGLSASPTADTYKLYAYFDNIAGLTVRAKVTMAGVTIGKVTAIDLDRDSFTGRVTMQLDKKVDNLPTDSTASILTAGLLGEKYIGVSVGGETALLKDGSTIHDTQSSLVLEDLIGKFLLNTVNKDAK; translated from the coding sequence ATGCAAAACCGCACTGTGGAGATCGGTGTCGGCCTTTTCTTGCTGGCTGGCATCCTGGCTTTACTGTTGCTGGCCCTGCGGGTCAGTGGCCTGTCGGCCAGCCCCACCGCCGACACCTATAAACTTTATGCGTACTTCGACAATATCGCCGGTTTGACGGTCAGAGCTAAAGTGACCATGGCCGGTGTGACCATCGGCAAGGTCACGGCAATCGATCTGGATCGCGATAGCTTCACCGGCCGAGTGACGATGCAGTTGGACAAGAAGGTAGATAATCTGCCGACTGACTCCACGGCATCTATCCTCACTGCGGGCTTGCTGGGCGAGAAGTACATCGGTGTCAGCGTAGGCGGGGAAACAGCCCTGCTCAAGGATGGCTCGACCATCCACGACACACAGTCGTCGTTGGTGCTTGAAGACCTGATCGGTAAATTCCTGCTCAACACGGTCAATAAAGACGCCAAATGA
- a CDS encoding BolA family protein, producing MQALEVKSFLEGKLPDTAVEVEGEGCNFQLNVISDELAALSPVKRQQQIYAHLNPWITDGSIHAVTMKFFSRAAWAERT from the coding sequence ATGCAGGCCCTAGAAGTTAAGAGCTTCCTTGAAGGAAAGCTGCCGGACACGGCTGTAGAAGTTGAAGGCGAAGGCTGCAATTTCCAGCTGAACGTGATCAGCGATGAACTGGCGGCATTGAGCCCGGTCAAGCGTCAGCAGCAGATCTATGCCCATTTGAACCCATGGATCACCGATGGCAGCATCCATGCGGTCACTATGAAATTTTTCAGCCGCGCGGCCTGGGCCGAGCGCACCTGA
- the hisG gene encoding ATP phosphoribosyltransferase produces MLTIALSKGRILDDTLPLLAEAGIVPTENPDKSRKLIIPTTQDDVRLLIVRATDVPTYVEHGAADLGVAGKDVLMEYGGQGLYEPLDLRIALCKLMTAGRVGDVEPKGRLRVATKFVNVAKRYYAEQGRQVDIIKLYGSMELAPLIGLADKIIDVVDTGNTLRANGLEPQDFIADISSRLIVNKASMKMQHARIQALIDTLRTAVESRHRG; encoded by the coding sequence ATGTTGACCATCGCACTGTCCAAGGGCCGCATCCTTGACGACACGCTGCCGCTTCTGGCTGAAGCGGGCATCGTGCCGACCGAGAATCCGGACAAGAGCCGCAAGCTGATCATCCCCACGACCCAGGACGACGTTCGTCTGCTGATCGTGCGGGCTACCGACGTGCCGACCTACGTTGAACATGGCGCCGCCGACCTCGGTGTGGCCGGTAAGGACGTGCTGATGGAATACGGTGGCCAGGGTCTCTACGAGCCACTGGACCTGCGGATCGCGCTGTGCAAACTGATGACCGCCGGTCGTGTCGGCGATGTCGAGCCCAAGGGCCGCCTGCGCGTGGCGACCAAGTTCGTCAACGTCGCCAAACGCTACTATGCCGAACAAGGCCGTCAGGTCGATATCATCAAGCTTTACGGCTCGATGGAGCTGGCGCCGCTGATCGGCTTGGCCGACAAGATCATCGACGTGGTCGACACCGGCAACACCCTGCGCGCCAACGGTCTCGAGCCCCAGGATTTCATTGCCGACATCAGCTCCCGCCTGATCGTCAACAAAGCGTCGATGAAAATGCAACATGCCCGTATCCAGGCGTTGATCGACACCCTGCGCACGGCAGTGGAGTCTCGACACCGCGGTTGA
- the lptA gene encoding lipopolysaccharide transport periplasmic protein LptA, giving the protein MRLVKTLPILLGLGAALGSVSAWALPNDSQQPIHISADDAQLDDKQGVATYTGGVIITQGSMKITGNTVTLTRTQAGDIDVVTSVGNLAYFEQKQKAEDPGPMKGYGKTIQYHAQQNRIVLIDQAKVLSADGNSTEGEKIVYNTQTQVAQAGRANGNKVTAPRPRIDMVIQPKKKAE; this is encoded by the coding sequence ATGAGGCTCGTTAAAACCCTCCCTATTTTGCTCGGTCTGGGCGCAGCACTGGGAAGCGTGAGCGCCTGGGCTCTGCCGAACGATAGCCAGCAACCGATCCACATCTCGGCTGACGATGCGCAGCTGGATGACAAGCAAGGCGTCGCGACCTACACCGGTGGCGTGATCATCACCCAGGGCTCGATGAAGATCACCGGTAATACGGTGACACTGACTCGCACCCAGGCTGGCGATATCGACGTCGTGACCTCGGTGGGCAACCTGGCTTACTTCGAGCAGAAGCAAAAGGCAGAAGACCCAGGGCCGATGAAAGGCTATGGCAAGACTATCCAGTACCATGCCCAGCAAAATCGCATCGTATTGATCGACCAGGCCAAGGTGCTGAGTGCCGACGGTAATTCCACCGAAGGCGAGAAGATCGTCTACAACACCCAGACCCAGGTCGCCCAGGCGGGTCGCGCCAATGGCAACAAGGTCACCGCGCCTCGCCCACGGATCGACATGGTCATCCAGCCGAAGAAGAAGGCCGAGTAA
- a CDS encoding KpsF/GutQ family sugar-phosphate isomerase produces MSQSSDLIQSAQRTIRLELEAVEGLLAHIDADFVRACEMILASKGRVVVVGMGKSGHVGNKIAATLASTGTTAFFVHPAEASHGDMGMITKDDVILALSNSGTTNEIVTLLPLIKRLGIKMISVTGNPESTLAKAAEVNLNVHVAHEACPLNLAPTSSTTAALVMGDALAVALLEARGFTAEDFAFSHPGGALGRRLLLKVENVMHAGDELPHVQRGTLLKDALMEMTRKGLGMTVILEADGRLAGVFTDGDLRRTLDRTIDIHTATIDAVMTPHGKTARPEMLAAEALKIMEDHKIGALVVVDDHDHPIGALNMHDLLRAGVM; encoded by the coding sequence ATGAGCCAATCCAGCGACCTCATCCAATCCGCACAACGCACCATCCGCCTCGAGCTGGAAGCCGTAGAAGGTTTGCTGGCGCATATCGACGCAGATTTCGTACGCGCCTGCGAGATGATTCTGGCCAGCAAAGGCCGCGTTGTCGTGGTTGGCATGGGTAAGTCCGGCCACGTCGGCAACAAGATCGCCGCTACGCTGGCCAGCACCGGAACCACAGCGTTCTTCGTGCACCCGGCCGAAGCCAGCCATGGTGATATGGGCATGATTACCAAGGATGACGTGATTCTGGCATTGTCCAACTCCGGCACCACCAACGAAATCGTCACCCTGCTGCCGCTGATCAAGCGCCTGGGCATCAAGATGATCAGCGTCACCGGCAACCCGGAATCGACACTGGCCAAGGCCGCCGAAGTGAACTTGAACGTTCATGTCGCCCATGAAGCCTGCCCGCTGAACCTGGCGCCCACCTCGTCGACGACTGCGGCACTGGTCATGGGCGACGCGCTGGCGGTGGCGCTGCTTGAGGCTCGCGGGTTCACCGCTGAAGATTTCGCGTTTTCGCACCCCGGCGGCGCCCTGGGCCGCCGCTTGCTGTTGAAAGTGGAAAACGTCATGCATGCGGGCGATGAACTGCCCCACGTGCAACGCGGCACCTTGCTCAAGGACGCGCTGATGGAAATGACCCGCAAGGGCCTGGGCATGACCGTGATCCTGGAAGCCGACGGCCGACTGGCCGGCGTGTTCACCGACGGCGATCTGCGGCGCACCCTGGACCGGACCATCGACATCCATACCGCAACCATCGATGCTGTGATGACGCCCCACGGCAAGACCGCGCGCCCCGAGATGCTTGCAGCCGAAGCCCTGAAGATCATGGAAGACCACAAGATCGGCGCGCTGGTGGTGGTCGATGACCACGACCACCCTATCGGCGCCCTGAACATGCACGACTTGTTGCGTGCAGGAGTGATGTAA
- the lptC gene encoding LPS export ABC transporter periplasmic protein LptC, which translates to MLSKKIRNFLLFGAIAALLLAVGYWNISPERFLDKPVVQVDESVIDNFATNTHTVQFLPDGKVQYELVSDKVERLKASEVSLLTNPDLNMYRGTELPWHVTSLRGEVNPDGTEIELIDSVRVARTDAQNRDTIITSSRMTVFPQQQYAQTEQDVRIDGAGGVSTGKGMKAYLKESRIHLLSNVRGQYEAR; encoded by the coding sequence ATGCTGAGCAAAAAGATTCGCAACTTCCTGCTATTCGGAGCCATCGCCGCGCTGTTGCTCGCGGTGGGCTACTGGAATATCAGCCCGGAGCGCTTTCTCGACAAGCCTGTCGTGCAGGTTGATGAAAGTGTCATCGACAACTTCGCCACCAACACCCATACCGTGCAGTTCCTGCCCGATGGCAAGGTGCAGTACGAGTTGGTCTCCGACAAGGTCGAGCGCTTGAAAGCCTCGGAAGTCAGCCTGCTGACCAACCCGGACTTGAACATGTACCGTGGCACCGAACTGCCATGGCACGTCACCAGCCTGCGTGGCGAGGTCAATCCGGACGGCACCGAAATCGAACTGATCGACTCGGTGCGCGTCGCACGTACAGACGCGCAGAACCGCGACACCATCATTACCAGCAGTCGCATGACGGTATTCCCACAACAGCAATATGCGCAGACCGAGCAAGACGTTAGAATCGACGGCGCTGGCGGTGTATCGACTGGCAAGGGAATGAAAGCGTATTTGAAAGAAAGCAGGATACACCTGCTATCGAACGTAAGAGGACAGTATGAGGCTCGTTAA
- the lptB gene encoding LPS export ABC transporter ATP-binding protein, whose amino-acid sequence MATLKAQHLAKAYKSRQVVRDVSLSIDSGQIVGLLGPNGAGKTTCFYMIVGLVQADQGRVLIDDLDVSHQPMHGRARAGIGYLPQEASIFRKLSVADNIMAILETRKELDRDGRRQELESLLQEFHINHIRDNLGMSLSGGERRRVEIARALATAPKFILLDEPFAGVDPISVGDIKQIIHHLKAKGIGVLITDHNVRETLDICETAYIVNDGQLIAEGDSATILANELVKEVYLGHEFRL is encoded by the coding sequence ATGGCAACCCTGAAAGCCCAGCATCTGGCCAAGGCCTATAAAAGCCGCCAGGTGGTACGCGATGTGAGCCTGTCGATCGACAGCGGCCAGATTGTCGGCCTGCTTGGCCCCAACGGTGCCGGCAAGACCACCTGCTTCTACATGATCGTCGGGCTGGTCCAGGCGGACCAGGGGCGCGTATTGATCGACGACCTGGACGTCAGCCACCAGCCGATGCACGGCCGTGCGCGCGCAGGTATCGGCTATCTTCCGCAGGAGGCGTCGATCTTCCGCAAACTGTCGGTAGCCGACAACATCATGGCAATCCTCGAGACCCGCAAGGAACTCGACCGCGACGGCCGCCGCCAGGAATTGGAAAGCCTGTTGCAGGAATTCCACATCAACCACATTCGCGACAACCTCGGCATGAGCTTGTCCGGTGGTGAGCGTCGCCGCGTGGAGATCGCCCGCGCCCTGGCAACCGCCCCCAAATTCATTCTGCTGGACGAACCGTTCGCTGGCGTTGATCCGATTTCGGTGGGCGATATCAAGCAGATCATCCATCACCTCAAGGCCAAGGGCATTGGTGTGCTGATCACCGACCACAACGTCCGTGAGACCCTCGATATCTGCGAAACCGCTTATATCGTCAACGACGGGCAATTGATTGCCGAAGGTGATTCAGCGACGATCCTGGCCAACGAACTGGTGAAGGAAGTTTATCTGGGTCACGAGTTCCGCCTGTAA
- a CDS encoding lipid asymmetry maintenance protein MlaB: MTESAVRIGDAGELFLSGVLDYRTGPGLRKQGQALIKASTAPALVLDCSAVTKSSSVGLSLLLCFMRDAAAVKKPVSLRALPEDMREIAEVSGLTELLAHP; encoded by the coding sequence ATGACCGAGTCGGCTGTTCGTATCGGCGATGCCGGCGAGCTGTTCCTCAGCGGCGTGCTCGATTACCGCACCGGGCCTGGCCTGCGCAAGCAGGGCCAGGCACTGATCAAGGCCAGCACTGCGCCCGCGCTGGTGCTGGATTGCTCGGCGGTAACCAAGTCCAGCAGCGTCGGTTTGTCGTTGCTGTTGTGCTTCATGCGCGATGCTGCTGCGGTAAAAAAGCCGGTCAGTCTCCGTGCGTTGCCTGAAGACATGCGCGAGATCGCCGAGGTTTCCGGCTTGACCGAGCTGTTGGCACACCCGTAA
- a CDS encoding ATP-binding cassette domain-containing protein, which translates to MSADNAYAVELKGLSFKRGTRSIFNNVDIRIPRGKVTGIMGPSGCGKTTLLRLMGMQLRPSAGEVWVNGQNLPTLSRSDLFDARKHMGVLFQSGALFTDLDVFENVAFPLRVHTQLSDEMIRDIVLLKLQAVGLRGAIDLMPDELSGGMKRRVALARAIALDPQILMYDEPFVGQDPIAMGVLVRLIRLLNDALGITSIVVSHDLAETASIADYLYVVGDGQVLGQGTPEELMNADNPRIRQFMTGDPDGPVPFHFPAADYRADLLGKR; encoded by the coding sequence ATGAGTGCCGATAACGCCTACGCGGTCGAGCTGAAGGGCCTTTCCTTCAAGCGCGGTACGCGCAGCATCTTCAATAACGTCGATATTCGCATTCCTCGCGGAAAAGTCACGGGCATCATGGGGCCTTCCGGTTGCGGCAAGACCACCTTGTTGCGCCTGATGGGCATGCAATTGCGCCCCAGTGCCGGCGAAGTGTGGGTCAACGGCCAGAACCTGCCGACGCTGTCGCGCAGCGATCTGTTCGATGCGCGCAAGCATATGGGAGTACTGTTCCAGAGCGGTGCGCTGTTTACCGACCTCGATGTTTTCGAAAACGTAGCGTTCCCGCTGCGGGTGCATACCCAGCTGTCCGATGAGATGATTCGTGACATTGTGTTGCTCAAGCTGCAGGCCGTAGGGCTTCGCGGGGCCATCGACCTGATGCCTGACGAATTGTCCGGTGGCATGAAGCGTCGTGTCGCCCTGGCGCGAGCCATCGCCCTCGACCCGCAGATCCTCATGTATGACGAGCCTTTCGTGGGCCAGGACCCTATCGCCATGGGCGTACTGGTGCGCCTGATCCGTCTGCTCAACGATGCCTTGGGCATCACCAGCATCGTGGTGTCTCACGACCTGGCCGAAACCGCGAGCATCGCTGACTACCTCTATGTAGTGGGTGATGGCCAGGTGCTGGGGCAGGGGACGCCAGAAGAGCTGATGAACGCCGATAACCCGCGCATTCGCCAATTCATGACCGGCGATCCTGATGGCCCGGTGCCTTTTCACTTTCCGGCAGCGGACTACCGCGCAGATCTTCTGGGGAAGCGCTGA
- a CDS encoding phospholipid-binding protein MlaC: protein MLSTLRRGLLVLLAALPLMANAAGSAHELVQDTTNKMLADLSANKEKYKQDPSQFYNALNTIVGPVVDAEGISKSIMTVKYSRKATPAQMQRFQENFKRGLFQFYGNALLEYNNQGITVAPAGDESGDRTSVNMTVKGTNGAVYPVQYTLAKVGGEWKLRNVIINGINIGKLFRDQFADAMQRNGNDLDKTINGWAGEVAKAKETSDKEAGKPAP from the coding sequence ATGCTCTCTACCTTGCGACGTGGCCTTCTGGTTCTGCTTGCAGCGCTGCCGTTGATGGCCAACGCAGCCGGTTCTGCCCACGAACTGGTGCAGGACACCACCAACAAAATGTTGGCTGACCTGTCGGCCAACAAGGAAAAGTACAAACAAGACCCGAGCCAGTTCTACAACGCGCTCAATACCATTGTCGGTCCGGTGGTGGATGCCGAAGGCATCTCCAAAAGCATCATGACCGTCAAGTATTCGCGCAAGGCCACACCTGCGCAGATGCAGCGTTTCCAGGAAAACTTCAAGCGCGGCCTGTTCCAGTTCTACGGCAACGCCTTGCTTGAGTACAACAACCAGGGGATCACCGTCGCTCCGGCCGGTGATGAGTCGGGTGACCGCACCAGCGTCAACATGACCGTCAAAGGTACCAATGGTGCCGTGTACCCTGTGCAGTACACGCTGGCGAAGGTCGGCGGCGAGTGGAAACTGCGTAACGTGATCATCAACGGCATCAATATCGGCAAGCTGTTCCGTGACCAGTTCGCCGACGCGATGCAGCGCAATGGCAACGACCTGGACAAGACCATCAATGGTTGGGCCGGCGAAGTGGCCAAGGCCAAGGAAACTTCCGATAAGGAAGCCGGGAAACCAGCGCCATGA
- the mlaE gene encoding lipid asymmetry maintenance ABC transporter permease subunit MlaE has protein sequence MRKTSLIEKVRLFGRSGIDIVEVLGRSTIFLFHALLGRGGIGGGFGLLLKQLHAVGVMSLVIIVVSGMFIGMVLALQGFNILSSYGSEQAVGQMVALTLLRELGPVVTALLFAGRAGSALTAEIGNMKSTEQLSSLEMIGVDPLKYIVAPRLWAGFISLPLLAMIFSVVGIWGGSWVAVDWLGVYDGSYWANMQNSVTFTGDVLNGIIKSIVFAFVVTWIAVFQGYDCEPTSEGISRATTKTVVYASLAVLGLDFILTALMFGDF, from the coding sequence ATGCGCAAGACATCTCTTATCGAAAAGGTTCGCCTTTTCGGTCGCTCGGGCATCGACATCGTCGAAGTCCTCGGGCGTTCGACTATTTTCCTGTTTCACGCCTTGCTCGGCCGCGGCGGCATCGGCGGCGGCTTTGGCTTGCTGCTCAAGCAACTGCACGCGGTCGGCGTGATGTCCCTGGTGATCATCGTGGTCTCCGGGATGTTCATCGGCATGGTGCTGGCGCTGCAAGGCTTCAACATTCTGTCCAGCTACGGTTCAGAGCAGGCGGTAGGGCAGATGGTTGCCCTGACGCTGTTGCGTGAACTGGGGCCGGTGGTCACCGCGTTGCTGTTCGCCGGGCGTGCAGGTTCTGCGTTGACCGCCGAAATCGGTAACATGAAGTCCACCGAACAGCTGTCCAGCCTGGAAATGATCGGTGTGGACCCGCTCAAGTACATTGTTGCCCCGCGCCTGTGGGCCGGCTTCATTTCCCTTCCGCTGCTGGCGATGATCTTCAGCGTGGTCGGGATCTGGGGCGGTTCGTGGGTGGCGGTGGACTGGTTGGGGGTCTATGACGGTTCCTACTGGGCCAACATGCAAAACAGCGTGACCTTCACGGGCGACGTGCTCAACGGCATCATAAAGAGCATCGTCTTCGCCTTTGTAGTGACCTGGATCGCCGTATTCCAAGGCTATGACTGTGAGCCCACTTCAGAAGGGATCAGTCGCGCCACCACCAAGACCGTTGTATACGCCTCGCTGGCGGTACTGGGCCTTGACTTCATTTTGACCGCCTTGATGTTTGGAGATTTCTGA
- a CDS encoding HAD family hydrolase, with product MTSDLLQRGKNIKLAIFDVDGVLTDGRLYFLEDGSEFKTFNTLDGQGIKMLMAAGVQTAIISGRKTPVVERRAQNLGIPHLYQGREDKLVVLDELLGQLNLSYEQVAYLGDDLPDLPVIRRVGLGMAVANAAAFVREHAHGITAARGGEGAAREFCELILRAQGSLEAAHAAYL from the coding sequence ATGACCAGCGACCTGTTGCAACGCGGTAAAAACATCAAGTTGGCGATATTCGACGTCGATGGCGTGCTGACCGATGGCCGCCTGTACTTTCTCGAAGACGGCAGCGAATTCAAGACGTTCAACACGCTCGACGGCCAGGGCATCAAGATGTTGATGGCGGCAGGCGTGCAAACAGCGATTATCAGCGGTCGAAAGACCCCCGTTGTGGAACGTCGCGCACAAAACCTCGGGATTCCTCACCTGTATCAAGGCCGCGAGGATAAACTGGTGGTGCTGGACGAGCTTCTTGGCCAACTCAACCTAAGCTATGAACAAGTCGCCTATCTGGGTGACGATCTGCCTGACCTGCCGGTGATCCGTCGGGTAGGCCTGGGCATGGCCGTCGCCAATGCCGCAGCGTTTGTGCGTGAACACGCCCATGGCATTACCGCCGCCCGCGGTGGCGAAGGTGCCGCCCGCGAGTTCTGCGAGTTGATCCTGCGTGCCCAGGGCAGTCTTGAAGCGGCCCACGCCGCCTACTTATAG